In Kordia antarctica, the following proteins share a genomic window:
- a CDS encoding 3-oxoacyl-[acyl-carrier-protein] synthase III C-terminal domain-containing protein produces the protein MSTLTITNISVYIPDHRITVDELFTSIPVASIPSFTGGDGDYLQYLKSDLGYSSIRTAGKLKDTDLLIGAADQLFDLDIVAPEDIDFLFMAQESDVIQKENSGQFLQMEFDMNRAKIMTISGHHCANVDAAIYMANCVAKSDLSIEKVLIAGVVSIPSAEKRMVGSYGVLGDAATCILLERNATSGFELVYTHMVSLGLLHEIDLTKDVSLLLCKYYTLCLTELMEKSGFSDKDIDHIIIQNANTALINQCISAVDLNTAKVFSDNLNTYGHLDSIDLPLNMRDLMKKGINDGAHILTFGSGINGSFIASIFKYSA, from the coding sequence ATGAGTACATTGACTATTACCAATATTTCTGTATATATTCCTGATCATAGGATTACTGTAGATGAATTATTTACATCAATACCTGTAGCTTCTATTCCTTCCTTTACTGGTGGAGATGGCGATTATTTGCAGTATCTCAAATCAGATTTGGGATATTCTTCCATCAGAACAGCTGGCAAACTTAAAGATACTGATTTGCTTATAGGAGCTGCCGACCAACTTTTTGATTTGGATATTGTAGCACCTGAAGATATTGATTTTCTTTTTATGGCTCAGGAAAGCGATGTAATACAAAAGGAAAATTCTGGGCAATTTCTACAGATGGAGTTTGATATGAATCGTGCTAAAATCATGACCATTTCTGGACATCATTGTGCAAATGTAGATGCTGCTATATATATGGCAAATTGTGTAGCAAAATCTGATCTCTCGATAGAAAAAGTTCTTATCGCTGGAGTTGTATCTATACCTTCAGCGGAAAAACGTATGGTAGGCTCTTATGGTGTTCTTGGTGATGCTGCTACTTGTATTTTACTGGAGAGAAATGCAACATCTGGATTTGAGTTGGTGTATACTCATATGGTTTCCTTGGGCTTGCTTCATGAAATAGATTTAACTAAAGACGTTTCGCTTTTACTTTGCAAGTATTACACATTGTGTCTTACTGAATTAATGGAGAAGTCTGGTTTTTCAGATAAAGATATTGACCATATTATTATTCAAAATGCTAACACAGCACTAATTAATCAATGCATATCTGCTGTTGACCTAAACACAGCTAAAGTGTTTTCAGATAACTTAAATACTTATGGGCATCTTGACAGCATAGACCTTCCACTAAATATGAGAGATCTTATGAAAAAAGGAATTAATGATGGTGCTCACATCCTAACATTTGGATCGGGTATTAACGGATCTTTCATCGCATCAATCTTTAAATATTCAGCATGA
- a CDS encoding AMP-binding protein gives MNTSEITQQSYPSNFNLTEDKMNNLITILKTSSKGRLEYFKDGKTHTKAFSDLYEDIKKTVLFFHQKDIQPGDRLGIIGENSLEWVIIDLACIAYGLITVPLDPVAEHNLDEAITAYQLKHTLTDDSKYINHPSVSAFSEIYSISNKTHNLKSLKQYDINDILTYKFTSGSTQLPKMIGVQRKSVDAVLKAIQSLFNHNEQDKILVFLPLHAYQMRYWLYSAILYDFTLLLAPKRHIFYALSELKPTVVMGVPHFYETLMKMFLEEVDNPKNITTQDEQLFQDLTGGFIRYLWTGSAPIHPQTLQFYFDRKTPLFQGYGMNETCIVSKNYAGFNKIGSVGKPLPHIHIKISDVGELLVKNKFEVNTTYEICKPGDNEATFIENGYVATGDLGHIDEDGYLYITGRKKELIVLSNSKKIHPNTVEKWMTTSPYIKQCMIIGDHQPYIAALIYTENSLDRQIISEEILRLNETLKPEERIIKFELIDEIFSQENGLLTSQKKLKRKAISLQYQSLIETLF, from the coding sequence ATGAACACATCAGAAATAACACAACAGAGTTATCCAAGCAATTTTAATCTTACTGAAGATAAGATGAATAATTTAATTACTATACTAAAAACTAGTTCTAAAGGACGACTGGAATACTTTAAAGACGGAAAGACTCACACAAAAGCTTTTAGTGATCTTTATGAAGATATTAAAAAAACTGTTTTATTCTTCCATCAAAAAGATATTCAACCTGGAGATCGTTTAGGAATCATTGGTGAAAACTCTCTGGAGTGGGTTATTATTGATCTTGCATGTATAGCTTATGGATTGATTACTGTGCCTTTAGATCCTGTTGCTGAACATAATTTGGATGAAGCAATTACGGCTTATCAATTGAAACATACGCTAACCGATGATTCTAAATACATAAATCATCCATCTGTTTCTGCCTTTTCAGAGATCTATTCGATTTCAAATAAAACACACAACTTAAAATCATTAAAGCAGTATGATATTAATGATATTCTAACCTATAAGTTTACATCTGGATCTACGCAATTGCCAAAAATGATAGGAGTTCAAAGGAAAAGTGTGGATGCTGTTCTAAAAGCTATTCAATCGCTTTTTAACCATAATGAGCAAGATAAAATTCTAGTTTTTCTTCCCTTACATGCTTATCAGATGCGCTATTGGTTATATTCCGCAATCTTATATGATTTTACACTTCTTCTTGCTCCAAAAAGACATATTTTTTATGCGCTTTCAGAGTTAAAGCCAACGGTGGTAATGGGGGTTCCTCATTTTTATGAAACCTTAATGAAGATGTTTTTGGAAGAAGTAGACAATCCAAAAAATATTACGACGCAAGATGAACAGCTTTTTCAGGATCTGACAGGCGGATTCATTCGATATTTATGGACAGGCTCAGCTCCTATTCATCCTCAAACACTTCAATTTTATTTTGATAGAAAGACGCCACTTTTTCAGGGTTATGGTATGAATGAAACTTGTATCGTATCTAAAAACTATGCTGGTTTTAATAAAATTGGAAGTGTTGGAAAACCACTTCCGCATATTCACATTAAAATTAGTGATGTAGGTGAGTTATTGGTTAAAAATAAATTTGAAGTAAACACCACTTATGAAATCTGTAAACCTGGAGATAATGAAGCTACTTTCATAGAAAATGGTTATGTGGCTACTGGCGATTTGGGTCACATTGACGAAGATGGTTATCTCTATATAACTGGGAGAAAAAAAGAATTGATCGTCTTGTCCAACTCTAAAAAGATTCATCCAAACACGGTAGAAAAGTGGATGACTACTTCTCCTTACATCAAGCAATGCATGATTATTGGAGATCATCAACCTTATATTGCAGCATTAATTTATACTGAAAACTCTTTAGACAGACAGATTATTTCGGAAGAAATTTTGCGACTTAATGAGACTTTAAAACCAGAAGAACGGATCATCAAATTTGAGCTTATCGATGAAATTTTTTCGCAAGAAAATGGGCTATTAACTTCTCAAAAGAAATTGAAACGAAAAGCTATTAGTTTACAATATCAATCTCTTATTGAAACACTTTTTTAA
- a CDS encoding acyl carrier protein, whose amino-acid sequence MESTIKQEVIQTLTNTTKNDRINMNNKLKEDLGLDSIRTISVITKLTKKLDVNILDLSDQDLVNLNTVADLIRLFESISNKKI is encoded by the coding sequence ATGGAATCAACAATTAAACAAGAAGTCATACAAACCTTAACAAATACAACAAAAAATGATCGTATAAACATGAATAATAAACTCAAAGAAGATTTGGGTTTAGATTCTATACGAACGATCTCAGTAATTACTAAACTGACAAAAAAATTAGATGTTAATATTCTCGATCTCTCTGACCAAGATTTAGTTAATCTCAACACTGTCGCTGATTTAATTAGGCTTTTTGAATCCATATCGAATAAAAAAATCTAA
- a CDS encoding GNAT family N-acetyltransferase — MNIDHLFNTSLQLETEKVVLRPVQRNDYEDFKTIIFEPDIWSFYTIKYENEQDLDGFFDSAMTDYKSRNRCAFSIIDKSTDTIVGSSSFGNISIRDARLEIGWSWLCKSARGKGINTHAKFLMLQYAFEILKAIRVEFKTDIKNLGARKALIKCGATEEGVLRSHTQMHSNRRRDTIFYSVLSHEWADIKQNIYSYIK, encoded by the coding sequence ATGAATATCGATCATTTATTTAATACTTCACTACAATTAGAAACAGAAAAAGTGGTCTTGAGACCAGTTCAAAGGAATGATTATGAGGATTTCAAAACCATCATTTTTGAACCTGATATTTGGTCGTTTTACACGATTAAATATGAAAATGAACAGGACTTAGACGGCTTTTTTGACAGCGCAATGACGGATTATAAATCCAGAAATCGATGTGCTTTTTCAATCATTGATAAATCTACCGATACAATTGTGGGCAGTAGTAGCTTTGGGAATATATCAATTAGAGATGCTAGGCTGGAAATAGGCTGGTCTTGGTTATGTAAGTCAGCCAGAGGCAAAGGCATAAACACGCATGCTAAATTCCTTATGCTTCAATATGCATTTGAAATACTGAAAGCAATTCGGGTAGAATTTAAAACAGATATTAAAAATTTAGGTGCAAGAAAAGCACTTATCAAATGTGGTGCAACAGAAGAAGGTGTCTTAAGAAGCCATACGCAAATGCATTCCAACAGAAGACGCGACACCATTTTTTACAGCGTTCTAAGCCACGAGTGGGCTGATATTAAACAAAATATATATAGTTACATTAAATAA
- a CDS encoding lysine N(6)-hydroxylase/L-ornithine N(5)-oxygenase family protein, translating into MNKIPNTLNRIYDVVGIGVGPSNLSTAALLSQVNQVKACFFEMNKEFNWHAGMLFPEATLQVSYLKDLVTLVDPTNPYSFLNFLSNKKRLYRFLTAGFSKIKRREFNQYLRWVCDSLDTLEFNSKVKDIQFNGNLFSIHTNTKTVFSKNLIMATGLTPKIPKCVRPYQCSRVFHAIHYLKQNVKTKGKRIAVIGGGQSGAEIIHKLLCEQEDAPSKLVWISSRSSFAPIDDSPFANEYYTPNYCDYFYNLSPDLKHKLNKDQTLSSDGIDMCLLKNIYKMIYELDFIEDKELDVQLIPNSKLMKVLPVGDAFNLVCEQQLNKAQLSTEVDIVILATGFEYKEPVFLNSIKHHISYHNNRFKVNPDYSIEWEFQNSNKIYLQNGSRHVRGVADPNLSLIAWRSAKIINSLCKDTVYDIKDDFPVFDWLNNGYSINKAKNSIIVNS; encoded by the coding sequence ATGAATAAAATTCCAAATACATTAAATCGCATCTACGATGTAGTAGGTATAGGTGTTGGTCCGTCTAATTTGAGTACGGCTGCTTTATTGAGTCAAGTTAATCAAGTAAAGGCTTGTTTTTTTGAAATGAACAAGGAGTTCAATTGGCATGCGGGCATGTTATTCCCAGAAGCCACACTTCAAGTATCCTATTTGAAAGATTTGGTAACTTTGGTAGATCCTACCAATCCTTATTCATTTCTTAACTTTCTTTCAAACAAAAAGCGCTTGTATCGTTTTCTTACTGCTGGTTTTAGCAAAATTAAAAGAAGGGAATTCAATCAATATCTGAGATGGGTTTGTGATTCATTAGATACGCTGGAATTTAATTCTAAAGTTAAAGATATACAATTTAACGGAAACCTATTCTCTATCCATACCAATACAAAAACAGTTTTTTCTAAAAATCTCATCATGGCTACTGGTTTAACTCCTAAGATACCCAAATGTGTCAGGCCTTATCAATGCTCACGTGTTTTTCATGCTATTCATTATCTTAAACAGAATGTTAAAACAAAAGGAAAACGCATTGCGGTAATTGGAGGAGGACAAAGTGGAGCTGAAATTATTCATAAGCTGCTTTGTGAGCAAGAAGATGCACCATCAAAACTTGTCTGGATATCGAGTAGATCTAGTTTTGCTCCAATAGATGATTCTCCATTTGCTAATGAATATTATACACCAAACTACTGTGATTACTTCTATAACCTAAGTCCAGATTTAAAACACAAACTCAATAAAGATCAGACCTTATCCAGTGATGGTATTGACATGTGTCTCTTAAAAAATATTTACAAGATGATCTATGAATTGGATTTTATAGAAGATAAGGAATTAGATGTACAACTAATACCAAACTCAAAACTAATGAAAGTGCTTCCTGTTGGTGATGCTTTCAATCTTGTCTGTGAACAGCAACTAAACAAGGCTCAATTATCTACTGAAGTTGACATTGTAATTCTAGCTACTGGTTTTGAGTATAAAGAACCAGTTTTTCTGAATTCAATAAAACACCATATAAGCTATCATAATAATCGATTTAAAGTTAATCCAGATTATTCCATTGAGTGGGAATTTCAAAACTCAAATAAAATCTACCTCCAAAACGGTAGTCGTCATGTGAGAGGCGTTGCTGACCCAAATTTGAGCCTCATTGCATGGAGAAGTGCAAAGATAATTAATAGTTTATGCAAGGATACTGTGTATGATATTAAAGATGATTTTCCAGTCTTTGATTGGTTAAATAACGGTTATAGTATAAACAAAGCGAAAAATTCAATAATAGTAAACTCCTAA
- a CDS encoding C45 family autoproteolytic acyltransferase/hydolase → MEPLREIILEGTAYQKGYSHGIQLKETIQNFVKDGRARTNELCAVLMTDAEFDVFIKSHATMIAQYAPHLSTELKGLAEGAGISYDEAVLLQVRTEIIYSHNFFLDAAECSTIGMHRNAQTMVGQTIDLPGQLASLGHVFRVKPERPDQPEILMYGFAGLLGYAGLNSSGLSLNINMLTSSGWKIGVPPYLLCRLILGTHSVDEAIAIIKSIPRTSSRCFLISDKNRMVIVEMTPNDIHITEGNQLYHTNHYLSDKLAKDETLHFLFRNSSIKRLNQLKSMTEDNLPQNAEDVFNTFSDHSLYPVGLCAHSEGTIKRQDTVAAIVMEPQKGMLYARKGHPCETQTTTFQLQVNI, encoded by the coding sequence ATGGAACCACTAAGGGAAATTATATTAGAAGGTACCGCTTATCAAAAGGGATATTCTCATGGTATACAGTTGAAAGAAACTATCCAAAATTTTGTGAAAGATGGTAGAGCCAGAACTAATGAATTATGTGCTGTGCTTATGACTGATGCTGAATTTGATGTATTTATAAAATCTCATGCAACTATGATAGCGCAATATGCTCCACACCTTTCAACTGAACTTAAAGGTTTAGCCGAAGGAGCAGGTATAAGCTACGATGAAGCTGTACTTCTTCAAGTACGAACTGAGATCATTTATTCTCATAATTTTTTTTTAGACGCTGCCGAATGTTCAACAATAGGGATGCATCGTAATGCACAAACCATGGTAGGACAAACGATAGATTTACCAGGACAACTTGCTTCGCTTGGTCATGTCTTTAGAGTTAAACCTGAACGCCCAGACCAACCAGAAATATTGATGTATGGATTTGCAGGGTTATTAGGTTATGCAGGTTTAAATTCCAGTGGTTTATCACTAAATATTAACATGCTTACTTCATCCGGTTGGAAAATTGGTGTGCCTCCTTACCTATTATGTCGATTGATTTTGGGTACACATTCTGTAGATGAAGCCATTGCAATTATTAAATCTATTCCAAGAACCAGTTCCAGATGTTTTCTTATTTCTGATAAAAACAGAATGGTTATTGTGGAAATGACTCCAAATGATATTCACATCACAGAAGGCAACCAGCTCTATCACACCAATCATTACTTGAGTGACAAGTTGGCTAAAGATGAAACCCTTCATTTTCTATTTAGAAATTCTTCCATCAAGCGTTTGAATCAACTAAAAAGTATGACGGAAGATAATTTACCTCAAAATGCAGAAGACGTATTCAACACTTTCAGTGATCACAGCCTTTACCCAGTGGGTTTATGTGCACATTCAGAAGGTACTATAAAAAGACAAGATACCGTAGCAGCTATCGTAATGGAACCTCAAAAAGGAATGTTATATGCCAGAAAGGGTCATCCTTGCGAAACTCAAACAACTACATTTCAACTTCAAGTTAACATTTAA
- a CDS encoding class I tRNA ligase family protein: MEKLKQLIDETSEWLLIPAIPTPNGRIHLGHIAGPFLKLDIIARAQRRLNSKASVFCGSDVYESHILKKAEETGKTPEEICNTFHSLGKADLEALNIKFACYFNPLSKELNADYHKFHKAYLDKLVKTGKTFERNGKYLYSPGSDKFILGCWLSGECPNCNQPSGSYQCEKCGTQYQPEELINPYSNNGESDIEIIETPSLFLNISDVMDRVESKWEEMKVPEHFRKICRSFFQDQKGVIRLTNPDKWGVTYPVKGSDYTQVVFTYSSLYIYSLFIGEVYKKYFSKDNKNAFHKNSNLKIAISFGIDNTIPHIMSALALALTVSEYKSFDYFMPNYFFHLEKDKFSTSRGHVIWGADIINKTSVSADALRFYLIQECPEETATAFSINEFIQINNQLLCTELQKKVHDIWETIDNSHIPIINSTIEDQLFIAIKNQTKCMTPPTQKIRNGTIFLIEWLNYQDKIDQEQLVWWIKGLALLASPIMPEFASSIWNCLGNEGIPSLQEFYNQKPFVKSKLPVWFCKVREIDLLTILPNSLILNK, encoded by the coding sequence ATGGAAAAACTGAAACAACTCATTGATGAAACTTCAGAATGGCTGCTAATTCCTGCTATTCCTACTCCAAATGGCAGAATTCATTTGGGACATATAGCTGGCCCATTTTTAAAACTAGACATTATAGCTAGAGCACAACGAAGATTAAATTCAAAAGCATCTGTTTTTTGTGGTTCAGATGTATATGAATCACATATTCTAAAGAAAGCTGAGGAAACTGGAAAAACACCAGAAGAGATCTGCAATACATTTCATTCGCTCGGAAAGGCAGATTTGGAAGCACTTAACATTAAATTTGCATGTTATTTTAATCCTTTATCAAAAGAATTAAATGCTGATTATCACAAATTCCATAAAGCTTATTTGGACAAACTTGTCAAAACAGGCAAGACTTTTGAACGAAATGGAAAATACCTTTATTCGCCCGGATCAGATAAATTTATTTTAGGATGTTGGTTATCTGGAGAATGCCCAAATTGTAATCAGCCATCTGGAAGTTATCAATGTGAAAAATGCGGCACTCAATATCAGCCAGAAGAACTTATCAATCCTTACTCCAATAATGGTGAATCTGATATAGAAATTATAGAAACACCTTCGCTATTTCTCAATATTTCAGATGTTATGGATCGTGTAGAATCCAAATGGGAAGAAATGAAAGTTCCCGAACACTTTAGAAAAATTTGTAGATCGTTTTTTCAAGACCAAAAAGGCGTAATTAGGCTAACAAACCCTGATAAATGGGGCGTTACCTATCCTGTTAAAGGTTCAGATTATACCCAAGTAGTATTTACCTATTCTAGTCTTTACATTTATTCGCTATTCATTGGTGAAGTTTACAAGAAATATTTCTCTAAAGACAATAAAAATGCATTTCATAAAAACTCAAACCTAAAAATAGCGATCTCGTTTGGTATTGACAATACCATTCCTCACATTATGTCAGCTTTGGCACTTGCCCTAACTGTATCCGAGTACAAGAGTTTTGACTATTTTATGCCTAATTATTTCTTTCACTTAGAAAAAGATAAATTCTCTACAAGTCGCGGACATGTTATTTGGGGAGCAGATATTATCAATAAAACTTCCGTTAGTGCAGATGCTCTTCGCTTTTACCTTATTCAAGAATGTCCTGAAGAAACAGCTACCGCTTTTAGTATTAATGAATTTATTCAAATTAATAATCAACTATTGTGTACAGAATTGCAGAAAAAAGTTCATGATATTTGGGAAACTATTGATAATTCGCACATCCCGATCATTAACTCTACTATTGAAGATCAACTCTTTATTGCTATAAAAAATCAAACAAAATGCATGACGCCTCCTACTCAAAAGATTAGGAATGGTACTATATTTCTCATCGAGTGGCTTAACTATCAAGATAAGATCGATCAAGAGCAATTGGTCTGGTGGATAAAAGGTTTAGCCTTGCTAGCATCGCCTATAATGCCTGAGTTTGCAAGTTCTATTTGGAATTGTTTAGGCAATGAAGGTATTCCTAGCCTTCAAGAATTCTACAATCAGAAGCCTTTTGTAAAATCAAAATTACCCGTTTGGTTCTGTAAAGTAAGAGAAATAGATTTGCTAACAATATTACCCAATTCTTTAATTCTTAATAAATAA
- a CDS encoding cupin domain-containing protein, producing MAKQLIPQLGFFPQFSGAEGSEVSEVNLKEKVKAPFKASRWSVSPGFSSPVDQHEVKECWFVASGKGVLTFKGDIKGDIQAGDVIHFDPMESHQVYNSGEELLTIFSIWWEEHEE from the coding sequence ATGGCAAAACAACTCATTCCACAACTTGGTTTTTTCCCGCAATTTAGCGGTGCAGAAGGCAGTGAAGTTTCTGAAGTAAATTTAAAAGAAAAAGTCAAAGCTCCTTTTAAAGCTTCCAGATGGTCCGTTTCTCCTGGGTTTAGTTCTCCTGTAGATCAACATGAGGTAAAAGAATGTTGGTTTGTAGCTTCTGGAAAAGGCGTATTGACCTTTAAAGGAGATATTAAAGGCGATATCCAAGCAGGAGATGTTATTCATTTTGACCCAATGGAAAGTCATCAAGTTTATAATTCAGGAGAAGAATTGTTAACTATATTTTCAATTTGGTGGGAAGAACATGAAGAATAA
- a CDS encoding NAD(P)/FAD-dependent oxidoreductase — MKNNTLTKTFNLTVIGGGIIGAWTMHLAKTMFPHWNILLVDANLVGNGTSRYSASLDMPGGHTSLRRKLVKSSQENWKKLLSDAPSLAIKDINAFGISKKEELQTIRKHFFSSISEEDNHEKYLKKLQRFLPGFNVTNDQSLFHIPFAQYATQNNVAEQIISNLRKEDKCTIIEGFEVKSVSKMKDSLMLTAENGIVINTKNVIEATGPWMLTGPMSSKCASLGVRNKKIVALHIEAKPHPDAPVIYSFDNEAFLLPRHEEGRWLFSFRSEIWNVMPKLEELKINSDDLLTAKDVLNSLYPPFVELISGGRSFCDAYGVNGDPIIKSISGLENYVIAGAGSGSGFRLAPGIAIEALTILKTL, encoded by the coding sequence ATGAAGAATAATACATTGACTAAAACATTCAATTTAACCGTTATTGGTGGAGGTATCATCGGCGCATGGACTATGCACTTAGCCAAAACTATGTTTCCTCACTGGAATATTCTACTTGTGGATGCCAATTTGGTGGGAAATGGTACGTCTAGATATTCGGCAAGTTTGGATATGCCTGGAGGTCATACATCACTTCGAAGAAAATTGGTGAAAAGCAGTCAAGAAAATTGGAAAAAATTGTTATCCGATGCGCCATCACTTGCCATAAAAGACATAAATGCCTTTGGTATAAGTAAAAAAGAGGAATTACAAACAATTCGAAAACATTTCTTTAGTTCAATATCTGAAGAAGATAATCATGAGAAATATTTAAAAAAGCTACAACGTTTTCTTCCTGGGTTTAACGTTACAAATGATCAGTCATTGTTTCATATTCCATTTGCTCAATATGCTACTCAAAATAATGTAGCTGAACAAATAATTTCAAACTTGAGAAAAGAGGACAAATGCACTATTATAGAAGGATTTGAAGTAAAATCTGTTTCTAAGATGAAAGATTCCTTGATGCTTACCGCAGAAAATGGCATTGTAATCAACACAAAAAATGTCATTGAAGCTACAGGTCCATGGATGTTAACTGGTCCAATGTCCAGTAAATGTGCTTCGCTTGGCGTTAGGAACAAAAAAATTGTTGCGTTACATATTGAAGCAAAGCCGCATCCCGATGCTCCCGTAATATACTCTTTTGATAATGAAGCATTCTTACTTCCTCGTCATGAAGAAGGACGATGGCTATTTAGTTTTCGCAGTGAAATATGGAACGTTATGCCTAAGCTTGAAGAACTAAAGATTAATTCAGATGATTTGTTAACAGCAAAAGATGTGCTCAATTCCTTATATCCTCCATTTGTTGAACTTATCTCTGGAGGAAGATCTTTTTGCGATGCTTATGGTGTAAACGGTGACCCAATTATCAAATCAATTTCTGGACTAGAAAATTACGTCATAGCTGGTGCAGGCTCAGGATCAGGGTTTCGATTAGCTCCCGGAATAGCTATAGAAGCTCTTACAATATTAAAGACATTATAA